One window from the genome of Fulvivirga lutea encodes:
- a CDS encoding M56 family metallopeptidase: protein MTGVIEAIGYTLLHSMWQGLFMVLVLFGFKALFRVESSSIKYLLACIALLMLSISALATFWYYQTSSIQSGELNQVYFVFSSNLVEDVSTIAFISWIQSHIQSIVFIWLAGVGAMLLRFTGSIVYLKWLVSKSVLVTNDKWHEITNTLSSKLGISKPVQLKFSTRIDVPCVVGILKPVILFPISYASNLSLSQLELIISHELVHIKRYDFLVNILQHLIESIFFFNPFVWVISGIIRAERENAVDDEVVSILENKNEYIKTLAAVEEVRLRPLLATQFATNNNLITRIKRLTGMKTQNKMEVKLIALLVMAAIIMSFSWYSKKDKPTRLHQNDVIKNTIVDAQQKKVKVKSNNDVAFADDRENPKEDDDRVVQTRTNVRVEEKRAVKETRVVKKDSLEEDDDWRNDDWPRRNSIHFDRSEELTRWSEEFMEEFSKKFEDFYAEHGEELNRMSEELSIKMSKFDDKRFEDMIQAEVLRAKEMAQRVLVDEERIHAELERAKEVMEKQLKVEELRVREIEAMAHNIQKRVEEFENELVDEIRKDGYLKGSERLSDLEFERNGDVLVNGDKVSDSDAKKYRDIYEKHFDNEPDGVIYKR from the coding sequence ATGACTGGAGTAATTGAAGCTATCGGGTACACACTTCTACATTCAATGTGGCAAGGTTTGTTCATGGTTTTGGTGCTGTTTGGTTTCAAGGCACTTTTTAGGGTCGAGTCTTCTTCCATTAAATATCTGTTGGCATGCATCGCACTATTGATGCTATCAATAAGTGCATTGGCCACATTCTGGTATTACCAAACCAGCTCAATTCAGTCTGGTGAGTTGAATCAAGTTTACTTTGTATTCTCAAGTAATCTGGTAGAAGATGTAAGTACGATAGCATTCATAAGTTGGATACAATCACATATTCAAAGTATTGTTTTTATTTGGCTTGCCGGTGTTGGCGCCATGCTTCTGCGGTTTACAGGCAGCATTGTGTATCTCAAATGGCTTGTGAGTAAATCTGTTTTGGTAACTAATGATAAATGGCATGAAATTACAAATACACTTAGTAGTAAATTGGGTATATCAAAACCTGTACAATTAAAATTTTCTACAAGGATTGATGTCCCGTGTGTAGTAGGAATTTTAAAACCGGTTATTTTATTTCCAATTTCCTATGCATCCAACCTAAGTTTGAGTCAGCTTGAATTGATCATTTCACACGAACTGGTTCATATCAAGCGATACGATTTTCTGGTTAATATTTTACAGCATTTAATTGAATCGATTTTCTTCTTTAATCCTTTTGTGTGGGTGATTTCAGGCATTATTCGAGCTGAAAGAGAGAATGCTGTGGATGACGAAGTAGTGTCAATTTTAGAAAATAAGAATGAATATATTAAAACTCTTGCAGCGGTAGAGGAGGTGAGATTACGTCCTCTATTGGCCACTCAATTTGCAACCAATAACAACTTAATAACACGAATAAAACGATTAACAGGTATGAAAACTCAAAACAAAATGGAAGTAAAATTAATAGCGCTATTGGTCATGGCGGCTATTATTATGAGCTTTAGTTGGTACTCCAAAAAAGACAAGCCAACTCGTTTACATCAGAATGATGTAATTAAAAATACAATTGTAGACGCTCAACAGAAGAAAGTCAAAGTGAAAAGTAATAATGATGTAGCGTTTGCTGACGATAGGGAGAATCCGAAAGAAGATGACGATAGAGTTGTGCAAACCAGAACCAACGTAAGGGTAGAAGAAAAAAGAGCTGTAAAAGAAACTCGAGTGGTAAAGAAGGATTCGTTAGAAGAAGATGATGACTGGAGAAATGATGATTGGCCGAGAAGAAACTCAATCCATTTTGACAGGTCTGAAGAACTGACAAGATGGTCGGAAGAATTTATGGAAGAGTTTTCTAAAAAGTTTGAAGATTTCTATGCAGAACACGGTGAAGAACTCAACAGAATGTCAGAAGAGCTGAGTATTAAAATGAGCAAGTTCGATGATAAGCGATTTGAGGACATGATTCAGGCTGAAGTATTACGTGCGAAGGAAATGGCTCAGCGGGTTTTAGTTGATGAGGAACGCATTCATGCAGAGCTTGAGCGAGCCAAAGAAGTAATGGAAAAGCAGCTAAAAGTAGAAGAATTGAGAGTGAGAGAAATTGAAGCCATGGCTCATAATATTCAAAAGAGAGTGGAGGAATTTGAAAACGAGCTAGTGGATGAAATTAGAAAGGATGGCTACCTCAAAGGCAGTGAAAGACTATCAGACTTAGAATTTGAGAGAAATGGAGATGTGCTGGTGAATGGAGATAAAGTTTCAGATTCTGATGCCAAAAAATATCGTGACATCTATGAAAAACACTTCGATAATGAGCCTGATGGGGTGATTTATAAAAGATAG
- a CDS encoding BlaI/MecI/CopY family transcriptional regulator has protein sequence MKIKPTDKELEILQVLWKQGPSTVREVNEQLSTEKEVGYTTTLKFMQIMHEKGIVSRELFGKTHRYTAIINQESIQQTLVEQLMETAFQGSAMKMVMQVLGNKKSDAKELKEIKEYIDKLNDEQK, from the coding sequence ATGAAAATTAAACCCACTGATAAGGAATTAGAAATACTTCAAGTGCTTTGGAAGCAAGGCCCTTCAACGGTTAGGGAAGTAAATGAACAACTATCCACCGAAAAGGAGGTAGGTTACACCACCACTTTGAAGTTCATGCAAATCATGCACGAAAAGGGAATTGTGTCCAGAGAGTTGTTTGGTAAAACACATCGGTATACGGCAATTATTAATCAAGAGTCGATACAACAAACACTGGTTGAGCAGCTTATGGAAACCGCATTTCAGGGTTCAGCTATGAAAATGGTGATGCAGGTTTTAGGTAACAAAAAATCTGATGCTAAGGAGCTTAAAGAGATTAAGGAGTATATCGATAAACTAAATGATGAACAAAAATGA
- a CDS encoding potassium channel family protein yields the protein MAKLSNVLRIGIIILGFMVGYAMLTAILFYFESQDPNATIKDYGDAIWFAMVTLTTVGYGDLTPVTQEGRIFGSIFLLASLGFYGVMIGQISSIMNTIRENNKLGMNGTNFTNHVVMVGWSDFGKAVIDQLIAAGRQVAVVTKEKDNIDIIREFYPNKNVFTLFSDYSNVEMLTKLNVEECSIIFVNLDDDTEKLVYILNLKKQFSDLKYVVTLDNANLKTTFQSAGVTYAVSKHEIASRLLASYIFEPDVAEYSEEILSYPQTDEHYDIKQYKVLKDNPYNGQFYDKVFYDIKKEFNVVLIGIVKIEDGKRTLMKNPEETVKISEEDYLIMIINKNSVKKLKRFFNVDEGYL from the coding sequence ATGGCTAAACTCTCGAATGTATTAAGAATAGGCATTATTATTTTAGGCTTTATGGTTGGCTATGCCATGCTCACTGCCATCTTGTTCTATTTCGAGTCGCAGGACCCTAATGCTACCATTAAAGATTATGGTGATGCAATTTGGTTTGCCATGGTTACCTTGACCACTGTTGGTTATGGAGATTTGACTCCTGTTACGCAGGAGGGGCGCATTTTTGGTTCTATTTTTTTGTTGGCTAGTCTTGGTTTTTATGGTGTCATGATCGGTCAAATAAGTAGCATAATGAACACCATAAGAGAGAATAACAAACTGGGTATGAACGGAACAAACTTTACGAATCATGTAGTGATGGTAGGCTGGTCAGATTTTGGAAAAGCCGTTATTGATCAGCTAATAGCAGCAGGAAGGCAAGTAGCCGTTGTTACTAAGGAAAAAGACAACATCGATATTATAAGGGAGTTCTACCCTAACAAAAATGTATTTACGCTCTTTTCTGACTACAGTAATGTGGAGATGCTCACCAAATTGAATGTAGAAGAATGTTCCATTATTTTCGTGAATTTGGATGATGACACAGAAAAACTAGTGTACATACTTAATTTAAAGAAGCAGTTTAGCGATTTAAAATATGTGGTAACATTAGACAATGCCAACCTTAAAACCACTTTCCAAAGTGCAGGGGTAACCTATGCTGTAAGTAAACATGAAATAGCATCCCGTTTGTTGGCCAGCTATATTTTTGAGCCCGATGTGGCTGAATATTCTGAAGAAATATTATCCTACCCGCAAACAGACGAGCATTATGATATAAAGCAGTATAAAGTTTTAAAGGATAACCCTTACAATGGGCAATTTTACGACAAAGTTTTCTATGACATTAAAAAGGAGTTTAATGTTGTTTTGATTGGAATAGTGAAAATTGAAGATGGCAAAAGAACTCTGATGAAGAACCCGGAAGAAACAGTAAAAATCTCAGAGGAAGATTATTTGATAATGATCATTAATAAGAACTCTGTTAAAAAGCTAAAACGATTCTTTAATGTTGATGAAGGCTATTTATAA
- the clpB gene encoding ATP-dependent chaperone ClpB: protein MNFDKYTIKSQEVLQKAAEVALGFEQQAIEPGHLLSAILSTDENLVSFIIKKLNVNQVHLSAKLEEIIQSYPKISGQKPYLSNDSAAALQKAEKELKTFNDEYIAVEHIVIGLLQGKDKVASLLKDVGFEYKTLLAAIKELRGNSRVTDQNAESKYKSLERYSVNLNEQAKKGKIDPVIGRDDEIRRVLQILSRRTKNNPILLGEPGVGKTAIVEGMAQRIVDGDVPENLKDKILISLDMGLLVAGAKYKGEFEERLKSVIKEVVDSDGQIILFIDEIHTLIGAGGGEGAMDAANLLKPALARGELHAIGATTLKEYQKYVEKDKALERRFQSVTVDEPSTPDAISILRGIKEKYELHHGVRIKDDAVIASVELSNRYISDRFLPDKAIDLMDEAASKLRLEMDSMPEELDELNRRIMQLEIEREAIRREKDKDKERDLTKEIAELTDKRNDLKAKWENEKAVVQGIRNEKEKIDKLKFEAEQAEKAGDFGLVAEIRYGKLVEAEQNLEKFQAKMKEQQGSSMLKEEVDSEDIAEVVSRWTGIPLSKMIQSEREKLLYLEEELGKRVAGQEEAIQALSDAVRRSRAGLQDPKRPIGSFIFLGTTGVGKTELSKALAEYLFNDENAMVRIDMSEYQERHSVSRLVGAPPGYVGYDEGGQLTEAVRRKPYSVILLDEIEKAHPDVFNILLQVLDEGRLTDNKGRVANFKNTIIIMTTNMGSHIIQENFENMTDDNHEEVLETTKNQVFELMKKSMRPEFLNRIDETIMFRPLSKADIRKIVDIQFKSIQKMLEDNGVKLEISDKALDYLAKQGFDPQFGARPLKRVLQKEILNQLSKEILAGKVNKESLVGVDINDDGQIEFLNLDQVEI from the coding sequence ATGAATTTTGATAAGTACACAATAAAATCGCAGGAGGTTTTGCAAAAAGCAGCAGAAGTGGCTTTGGGCTTTGAGCAGCAGGCCATTGAGCCTGGCCACCTGTTAAGTGCTATTCTCAGCACTGATGAAAACTTGGTTTCATTTATTATTAAAAAGTTAAATGTAAATCAGGTCCATTTAAGCGCCAAACTGGAAGAAATTATTCAGAGCTACCCTAAAATAAGTGGTCAAAAACCTTACTTGTCTAACGATTCTGCCGCAGCACTTCAAAAGGCAGAAAAAGAACTAAAAACGTTCAATGACGAGTACATAGCCGTTGAGCATATAGTTATTGGATTATTACAAGGTAAAGATAAGGTGGCCTCCTTATTAAAGGATGTTGGTTTTGAGTACAAAACGTTGTTGGCTGCTATTAAAGAGCTAAGAGGTAATAGCAGGGTAACGGATCAGAATGCAGAATCTAAGTACAAATCATTGGAACGCTATTCTGTGAACTTGAATGAGCAAGCCAAGAAAGGTAAAATAGATCCGGTAATAGGTAGGGATGATGAGATCAGAAGAGTGCTTCAGATATTATCCAGACGAACAAAGAATAATCCTATACTACTCGGTGAACCGGGTGTGGGTAAAACGGCCATTGTGGAAGGTATGGCACAGCGTATTGTAGATGGCGATGTTCCGGAAAACTTAAAAGACAAGATTCTTATCTCATTAGATATGGGTCTTTTAGTAGCTGGCGCCAAATATAAAGGTGAGTTTGAAGAGCGTTTAAAGTCCGTAATTAAAGAAGTAGTAGATTCTGATGGGCAAATTATTTTGTTCATCGATGAGATTCACACTTTAATTGGAGCAGGTGGAGGAGAAGGAGCCATGGACGCTGCGAACCTCTTAAAACCTGCGCTGGCAAGAGGCGAGTTGCATGCAATTGGTGCAACTACCCTTAAGGAGTACCAAAAGTATGTTGAAAAAGATAAAGCGTTAGAGCGTAGGTTTCAATCAGTTACAGTTGATGAGCCATCAACACCTGATGCAATTTCTATACTCAGAGGTATTAAGGAGAAATACGAACTGCACCACGGTGTAAGAATAAAAGATGACGCTGTGATTGCATCCGTAGAGCTATCTAATAGATATATCTCAGATAGGTTTTTGCCCGATAAGGCCATTGACTTAATGGATGAGGCAGCTTCTAAACTCAGATTAGAAATGGACTCTATGCCTGAAGAGCTTGATGAGTTGAACAGACGAATTATGCAATTAGAAATTGAACGAGAGGCCATTAGAAGAGAAAAGGATAAAGACAAGGAAAGAGATCTTACCAAGGAAATTGCCGAACTCACTGACAAACGAAATGATCTGAAAGCCAAGTGGGAAAATGAGAAGGCAGTTGTTCAGGGTATCAGAAATGAAAAGGAAAAAATTGATAAGCTTAAGTTTGAGGCGGAGCAAGCAGAGAAGGCTGGCGATTTTGGTCTGGTAGCAGAGATTCGATACGGTAAGCTTGTAGAAGCGGAACAAAATCTTGAAAAATTCCAGGCTAAAATGAAGGAGCAACAAGGGTCTTCTATGCTAAAAGAAGAAGTAGACTCAGAAGATATTGCAGAAGTTGTTTCTCGCTGGACGGGCATACCACTCTCTAAAATGATTCAAAGTGAGCGTGAAAAGCTGTTGTATCTTGAAGAGGAATTAGGAAAACGAGTTGCCGGACAAGAGGAGGCCATTCAGGCTCTTTCAGATGCAGTGAGAAGGAGCAGAGCCGGATTACAAGACCCTAAAAGGCCAATCGGTTCGTTCATTTTCTTAGGTACTACAGGTGTTGGAAAAACCGAGCTTTCTAAAGCTTTGGCCGAATACCTGTTTAACGATGAAAATGCCATGGTACGCATTGACATGTCGGAGTATCAGGAAAGACATTCAGTGAGCCGTTTGGTAGGAGCGCCTCCGGGATATGTAGGGTATGATGAAGGCGGCCAGTTAACGGAAGCTGTAAGAAGAAAGCCTTACTCAGTTATTCTCTTAGATGAAATTGAAAAGGCGCACCCCGATGTGTTCAACATCTTGTTGCAGGTGTTAGATGAAGGTAGATTGACCGATAATAAAGGGCGCGTAGCCAACTTCAAGAATACGATCATCATCATGACAACCAATATGGGCTCGCACATTATTCAGGAGAATTTTGAAAATATGACGGATGATAACCATGAAGAAGTTCTTGAGACTACTAAAAATCAGGTATTTGAATTAATGAAAAAGTCGATGAGACCAGAGTTCTTGAACAGGATTGATGAAACCATTATGTTCAGACCACTCTCTAAAGCCGATATCCGAAAAATTGTGGATATACAGTTCAAGTCAATTCAGAAGATGTTGGAGGACAATGGAGTGAAGCTTGAAATTTCTGATAAGGCATTGGATTACTTAGCTAAGCAAGGTTTCGATCCTCAATTTGGTGCAAGACCATTGAAGAGAGTGTTGCAGAAAGAGATTTTAAATCAACTTTCTAAAGAAATTTTAGCAGGTAAAGTCAATAAAGAGAGCCTTGTTGGCGTTGATATAAATGACGATGGTCAAATTGAGTTTCTCAATTTAGATCAGGTTGAAATTTAG
- a CDS encoding acyl-CoA thioesterase, giving the protein MSNNKIVPPSEFIHTASYTVAISDINYGGHVGNDKVLTIMQEARMQFFQHHGYKDEVSIENNVGIIVTNAAITYKSETFYRDELVIKIAIENISKVGFDMLYVIENHTSGKITALGKTGIVCFDYEQKKIASIPTKFLQIIKQGN; this is encoded by the coding sequence ATGAGTAATAACAAAATAGTCCCCCCTTCTGAGTTCATTCACACAGCTTCTTACACGGTTGCCATATCAGACATTAACTATGGCGGTCATGTAGGTAATGACAAAGTACTCACCATTATGCAGGAGGCACGGATGCAGTTTTTTCAACATCATGGCTATAAAGATGAAGTTTCGATAGAAAATAATGTTGGTATTATTGTAACTAATGCAGCTATAACCTATAAATCGGAAACATTTTATAGAGATGAACTGGTGATTAAGATAGCCATTGAGAACATCTCAAAAGTTGGATTTGACATGCTGTATGTTATCGAAAATCATACCTCAGGTAAAATAACCGCGCTTGGCAAAACCGGCATTGTTTGTTTCGACTATGAGCAAAAGAAGATTGCCTCAATTCCAACGAAATTTCTTCAAATAATAAAGCAAGGAAATTAA
- the rlmN gene encoding 23S rRNA (adenine(2503)-C(2))-methyltransferase RlmN, with translation MAAKDIRQLSVEDIGDYFESIGEKRFRAKQVDEWLWKKSAKDFDQMTNLSLATREQLKKDFVINHIAVDQMQRSSDGTIKNAVKLYDGMTVESVLIPTEKRITACISSQVGCSLDCHFCATARLKRMRNLNPDEIYDQVVAIKEQGEQFFGRPLTNIVFMGMGEPLLNYNNVIAAIDKITGDKGLGMSAKRITLSTVGIPKLIKKMADDEVKFNLAVSLHSAINETRSKVMPINEKNPLEDLIDSLKYWYDKTRRKITYEYVVWKGINDQQKDAEALLKICKAVPSKVNLIEYNPIDDGEFQQADPAAIGLYVRLLEQNDVAITVRRSRGKDIDAACGQLANKGEN, from the coding sequence ATGGCAGCAAAAGACATCAGGCAACTTAGCGTAGAGGATATTGGCGATTACTTCGAGTCGATAGGTGAAAAGCGCTTTCGCGCCAAGCAAGTAGATGAATGGCTATGGAAGAAATCAGCCAAAGATTTTGACCAGATGACTAACCTTTCGTTGGCCACTCGAGAGCAGTTAAAAAAGGACTTTGTAATAAACCATATTGCGGTTGATCAGATGCAGCGCAGCTCTGATGGCACCATCAAAAATGCAGTTAAGCTATATGATGGAATGACTGTAGAATCTGTATTAATTCCAACTGAGAAACGGATTACGGCCTGCATTTCCAGCCAGGTAGGTTGTAGCCTTGATTGTCATTTTTGTGCAACAGCCAGACTAAAACGCATGCGCAACCTTAACCCTGACGAGATTTATGATCAGGTGGTTGCCATTAAAGAGCAAGGCGAGCAATTCTTCGGAAGACCGTTGACCAATATTGTTTTCATGGGCATGGGCGAGCCATTATTGAATTATAATAATGTGATTGCTGCCATTGACAAAATTACAGGCGATAAGGGATTGGGAATGTCAGCTAAACGAATTACTCTTTCCACTGTGGGTATACCTAAGCTCATAAAGAAAATGGCCGATGATGAAGTGAAATTCAACCTGGCAGTATCGTTACATTCAGCCATTAACGAGACCCGCTCTAAAGTAATGCCTATCAATGAAAAGAATCCATTGGAAGATCTTATTGATAGCCTTAAATACTGGTACGATAAAACCCGAAGAAAAATCACTTATGAATATGTGGTTTGGAAAGGCATTAACGACCAGCAAAAAGATGCCGAAGCACTATTAAAGATTTGTAAAGCCGTTCCTTCAAAGGTTAACTTAATAGAATATAACCCAATAGATGATGGTGAGTTTCAGCAGGCAGACCCTGCCGCTATTGGCCTGTATGTGAGGTTGTTAGAACAAAATGATGTAGCCATTACTGTTCGAAGAAGCAGGGGTAAAGATATAGATGCAGCGTGCGGACAATTGGCCAATAAGGGTGAAAATTAA
- a CDS encoding sensor histidine kinase, whose product MTRFLATITNFGVGEETTDFEKLRIRLINIFALLAGVLALVFGTLNLTLGIYTQGFIIYTGVFILTVPTLYLNYNLKTKTAKLYLIGVGFIFIDAVVFRAVLNYENRYNEIFMVGYSTIIVVLLDNPGKLILFLLTAISTLIMITIRQLNAGLEITNDTIMAYLNTAVAFFCVYYFTAVYRNALLANVNKLKEYSSTLEIQEKEIIQQRDEIFKNRQLIRATIDSLPVFIGLLDMNGKYLIANSLYEKTFNIPVQEIETMHYTSVLPENILKIHEPLIIEGLKGNSPDFNEQVKMPDGRKIYTLGKYIPIFDAKKEQFALAVYVINITDLKVTEKKLIELNKTKNRLLSIISHDIRGPLNSLKGMMSIRDTMSEEEFEEFNNKLSIQLGKVTFNIDNLLNWAKTQMEGFKSKPEKVNIEKILEQNIDLYKEDLVAKNIALTSSHVVTSEAWVDQESLKLVVRNLLSNAIKFTPERGTIEIISSEGPDEIIIDIIDSGVGISEARIKELQAGAKSIKSESGTSGESGTGLGLSLSIDLIKLNHGKLMLTNNRTTGTTARIILPKNKS is encoded by the coding sequence ATGACCAGATTTTTAGCCACGATAACAAATTTTGGAGTAGGTGAAGAAACCACTGACTTTGAAAAATTAAGGATCAGGCTCATCAATATTTTTGCTCTATTAGCCGGTGTGCTGGCCTTAGTTTTCGGCACGCTAAACCTTACTCTTGGGATCTACACTCAAGGGTTTATAATTTACACCGGTGTATTTATTTTAACAGTACCTACTCTTTATCTCAACTATAATTTAAAAACAAAAACGGCCAAATTATATTTAATTGGGGTTGGGTTTATCTTCATTGATGCCGTGGTTTTCAGAGCTGTTTTAAACTATGAGAACAGGTATAATGAAATATTTATGGTGGGTTATTCAACTATCATTGTCGTGCTTCTCGATAATCCAGGAAAGCTAATTCTATTTCTATTAACCGCCATTAGTACATTGATAATGATTACCATCAGGCAATTAAATGCAGGTCTAGAAATTACCAACGATACTATAATGGCCTACCTGAATACTGCAGTGGCCTTTTTTTGTGTCTACTATTTTACGGCAGTGTACAGAAATGCCCTTTTGGCCAATGTAAATAAACTAAAAGAATATAGCAGCACACTTGAAATACAGGAGAAGGAAATCATACAACAAAGGGATGAAATATTTAAAAACCGACAACTAATAAGGGCTACAATTGATAGCTTACCTGTTTTTATCGGTTTGCTTGATATGAATGGTAAGTATCTGATTGCCAATTCGCTCTATGAAAAAACATTTAATATTCCGGTTCAGGAAATTGAAACAATGCACTACACAAGTGTATTGCCAGAAAACATTCTTAAAATTCATGAACCTTTAATTATAGAAGGATTAAAAGGCAACTCTCCTGATTTTAATGAGCAAGTAAAGATGCCTGATGGAAGAAAAATATACACACTTGGTAAATATATCCCCATTTTTGATGCAAAAAAGGAGCAATTCGCACTGGCAGTTTATGTGATTAACATTACAGACTTAAAGGTAACAGAGAAAAAATTAATTGAACTAAACAAAACCAAAAACAGACTGCTTAGTATCATTAGCCATGATATTCGAGGGCCGCTCAACTCACTCAAAGGCATGATGAGTATCCGAGATACTATGTCGGAAGAGGAGTTTGAGGAGTTTAACAATAAACTGAGCATTCAACTTGGTAAGGTTACCTTTAATATTGATAACTTACTGAATTGGGCTAAAACACAAATGGAAGGCTTTAAGAGCAAGCCTGAAAAAGTAAATATCGAGAAGATATTAGAGCAAAATATCGATTTGTATAAAGAAGATTTAGTAGCAAAAAATATTGCTTTAACCAGCAGCCACGTTGTAACTTCTGAAGCCTGGGTAGATCAGGAAAGCCTGAAACTTGTGGTGAGAAACTTGCTAAGCAATGCTATTAAATTTACTCCTGAGAGAGGTACGATTGAGATCATCTCATCTGAAGGTCCGGATGAAATTATTATTGACATTATAGACAGTGGCGTAGGAATTTCTGAGGCACGCATTAAAGAATTACAAGCCGGGGCTAAGTCCATTAAATCGGAATCTGGCACGTCAGGGGAATCTGGCACAGGACTGGGCTTGTCATTAAGCATTGATTTAATCAAGCTGAATCATGGTAAGTTGATGCTCACCAACAATAGAACCACCGGAACCACCGCGCGAATTATTCTTCCGAAGAATAAATCATAA
- a CDS encoding aldo/keto reductase → MDRRNAVKLISAAGAGLSLGFKSFDLDTSNIRARAIGTTNEMLPVVGLGTWQTFDVGSNSTERDALTQVLRELRNYGGSVVDSSPMYGRSEEVVGELSAKLGITNELFMATKVWTSGKQSGINQMNQSMQLMKKPKMDLMQIHNLLDWQTHIKTLKDWKEQGRIRYIGITHYVSSAFSKMESIMKSEPIDFIQLNYSIDSREAENSILPLAKERGISVLINRPYGGGSLFHKVKGKQVPDWAQEFDCDSWGQFFLKYLLSNEAVTCAIPGTSKPHHMVDNLKAGLGRLPSAKMRGRMIELVGSL, encoded by the coding sequence ATGGATCGTAGAAATGCAGTTAAGTTAATATCAGCAGCGGGTGCAGGCTTAAGCCTGGGTTTTAAATCATTTGATTTGGATACGAGTAACATTCGAGCGAGGGCAATAGGAACAACCAATGAGATGCTTCCTGTAGTAGGGTTGGGAACATGGCAGACTTTTGATGTTGGAAGTAACTCTACGGAACGTGATGCTTTGACTCAAGTGCTTCGTGAGCTTAGAAATTATGGTGGCTCTGTGGTAGATTCATCGCCCATGTATGGTAGGTCGGAAGAAGTGGTTGGTGAGTTAAGCGCAAAGCTTGGCATTACAAATGAGCTTTTCATGGCTACCAAAGTTTGGACTTCCGGTAAGCAATCAGGTATCAACCAAATGAACCAGTCGATGCAACTGATGAAAAAGCCCAAAATGGATTTAATGCAAATTCATAACTTATTGGATTGGCAAACGCACATTAAGACTCTCAAAGATTGGAAAGAACAGGGCAGGATTAGATATATCGGAATTACCCATTATGTTTCCAGTGCTTTTAGTAAAATGGAATCAATCATGAAGTCAGAACCTATCGATTTTATTCAATTGAACTATTCTATTGATTCTCGAGAAGCAGAAAACTCCATTTTACCCTTAGCCAAAGAGAGAGGGATATCTGTTCTTATCAATCGACCTTATGGCGGTGGTTCTCTGTTTCATAAGGTAAAAGGCAAACAAGTGCCTGATTGGGCTCAGGAGTTTGATTGTGATAGTTGGGGGCAGTTTTTTCTCAAATATCTTCTTTCTAATGAGGCTGTTACATGTGCTATACCCGGCACATCTAAACCCCATCACATGGTAGATAATTTAAAAGCAGGTCTTGGAAGGTTACCATCAGCAAAAATGAGAGGTCGAATGATTGAATTAGTCGGCTCGTTATGA